A genomic segment from Juglans regia cultivar Chandler chromosome 14, Walnut 2.0, whole genome shotgun sequence encodes:
- the LOC108990047 gene encoding UDP-xylose transporter 1-like → MGEMSSFQLGVIGALFLSVASSVSIVICNKALMSNLGFPFATTLTSWHLIVTFCTLHVAQRLNFFESKSTDTKTVILFGILNGVSIGLLNLSLGFNSIGFYQMTKLAIIPFTVLLETIFLKKQFSQKIKFSLFLLLIGVGIASITDLQLNFLGTVLSVLAIITTCVGQILTNTIQKRLNVSSTQLLYQSAPFQAAILFVSGPVVDRFLTKQNVFAYKYSPIVLAFIVLSCLIAVAVNFSTFLVIGKTSPVTYQVLGHLKTCLVLAFGYTLLRDPFTERNIIGILIAVWGMGLYSYFCTQESKKKQSFDAPLVSQIIDKDTTPLLSGKGMGHPDKETQEAKKSSKDSVV, encoded by the exons ATGGGAGAAATGTCGAGCTTCCAGTTGGGGGTTATTGGCGCGCTGTTCCTTTCAGTAGCATCATCTGTCTCCATTGTCATCTGCAACAAAGCTTTGATGAGCAATCTTGGCTTCCCTTTTG cTACTACGCTCACTAGTTGGCATCTTATTGTGACATTCTGCACCCTCCATGTGGCTCAACGGTTGAATTTTTTCGAATCGAAATCAACGGACACAAAGACTGTAATACTCTTTGGCATTCTAAACGGGGTTTCAATTGGACTTCTCAACTTGAGCCTGGGTTTCAACTCCATAGGATTCTACCAG ATGACAAAACTTGCAATCATACCGTTCACTGTATTATTGGAaactattttcttgaaaaagcaATTCAG CCAAAAGATAaagttctctctcttcctcttgcTAATAGGAGTTGGCATTGCCTCTATAACTGATCTTCAGCTCAATTTTCTTGGGACCGTTCTATCCGTTTTAGCCATCATAACTACATGTGTTGGTCAAATT CTGACAAACACAATACAAAAGAGGCTCAATGTCTCTTCAACTCAGCTGCTATACCAGTCAGCCCCATTTCAGGCAGCAATTCTCTTTGTCTCGGGCCCTGTGGTAGATCGGTTCCTCACAAAGCAAAATGTCTTCGCCTACAAATATTCCCCCATAGTTTTG GCATTCATTGTGCTTTCATGCCTAATAGCCGTGGCCGTGAATTTTAGCACCTTTCTTGTTATTGGAAAGACTTCACCGGTTACATATCAGGTTCTAGGCCACCTAAAGACATGCCTTGTTCTTGCCTTTGGCTATACACTACTACGTGACCCGTTCACAGAGAGGAACATCATTGGAATCCTAATTGCAGTTTGGGGCATGGGATTGTATTCATATTTTTGCACCCAGGAGAGTAAAAAGAAACAATCCTTTGATGCACCATTGGTTTCTCAG